In Lodderomyces elongisporus chromosome 2, complete sequence, the following proteins share a genomic window:
- the SAP8_1 gene encoding aspartyl protease (MEROPS:MER0000939) has translation MVFLSVLARQVLISLVVALVAQGFVIPHGIERRDSPGFVALDFSVDRSSISSSGVVGKIAKGGKEANSLHAVVGKRAGTVSVNIHNARFTYTSIVSVGSNKQKQTLVIDTGSSDLWVVDANAQCENHSYCKTSGTFNPKTSTTYQSLGLPFEIYYGDGSESFGIWGTDTIGIGAISLQKQRFADVNSTSEQSGTLGIGLVRGESGANYSNLPASLKEQGYIKTNAYSLYMNSPDALNGAIIFGGVDNAKYTGNLIPEKITRPDRLSINVTSINYNGTLYKLTEDAALDTGSPITYLSAPVVAEIAKQAGATWQGSKTEGQYVIPCDADTTGSVDFGFENAAKITVPLSEFVVGGLDCPFGFQPSPVSVSILGDNFLRHAYVVFNLDANTISLAPINYTDDSNVSAI, from the coding sequence ATGGTCTTTTTGTCTGTACTTGCTAGGCAAGTCCTTATTTcacttgttgttgctctAGTTGCACAAGGTTTTGTCATTCCCCACGGTATTGAAAGGAGGGATAGTCCAGGCTTTGTAGCTTTGGATTTCAGCGTCGATAGATCATCCATTCTGAGCAGTGGTGTTGTGGGAAAAATTGCCAAAGgtggaaaagaagcaaacTCATTACATGCTGTTGTTGGAAAGAGGGCTGGTACTGTTTCTGTGAATATTCATAATGCAAGATTCACATATACTTCTATTGTCAGTGTTGGATccaataaacaaaaacaaacattgGTTATTGATACTGGATCTAGTGATTTATGGGTTGTGGATGCGAATGCACAATGTGAAAACCATTCTTATTGCAAGACCTCGGGCACTTTCAATCCTAAAACATCTACAACTTACCAAAGCTTGGGTCTTCCTTTTGAGATCTACTACGGTGATGGTTCGGAGTCTTTTGGAATTTGGGGTACTGATACTATTGGTATAGGTGCTATTTCTCTCCAGAAACAAAGATTTGCAGATGTTAATTCAACCTCTGAGCAAAGTGGAACTTTGGGTATTGGACTTGTTCGCGGTGAAAGTGGTGCAAACTATTCCAACCTTCCTGCATCGTTGAAAGAACAAGGCTACATCAAGACGAATGCGTACTCGTTATACATGAACTCTCCAGATGCATTGAATGGTGCAATCATCTTTGGTGGTGTTGACAATGCCAAGTACACTGGAAATTTAATTCCGGAGAAAATCACCAGACCAGACAGATTGAGTATCAACGTGACAAGTATCAACTACAACGGTACCTTGTACAAGCTCACCGAGGATGCGGCATTAGACACTGGTAGCCCCATCACGTATTTGTCAGCTCCAGTAGTAGCAGAGATAGCTAAACAAGCTGGCGCTACATGGCAGGGAAGCAAAACCGAAGGCCAATACGTTATTCCGTGTGATGCCGACACAACAGGTAGTGTTGATTTTGGGTTTGAGAATGCAGCCAAAATAACAGTACCCTTGTCtgagtttgttgttggagGTTTGGATTGCCCCTTTGGTTTTCAGCCAAGTCCCGTGAGTGTTAGTATTTTGGGCGACAATTTCTTAAGACATGCTTAtgttgttttcaatttagaTGCAAACACAATCTCATTGGCACCAATTAATTACACTGATGATTCTAATGTCAGTGCCATTTAA